The following is a genomic window from Pseudomonas purpurea.
GCGCCGCGCAGCAGTTCCGAAGATCCGCAGGTCCGCTGTGCCAGGTGTGGGTATTGGCGAAGGGCGCGTTCGCGCAGGCTGTCCATCAACACCCAGCGCAAGGCCAGGCGGATGCTGAGCACGATCAGGCAGAGATACAACAAGGCAATCACGGCCAGCGTCAGCAGGGCCGCGTAGATCACCAGCATGCCCAGGACGCCGGCGACGCTGGCCATCCCGGTAAAACCGGCCCCTGCCCCGACGCTTGCACCTGCTCCCACGCCCAGGCCGCCACCGGTGGGGATAAAGCCCAGCACCGCGCCGCCGCCGACGATAAACAATGAGAGGTAGCCGGAGACCATGCTGATCAGTGCGAAGTGGTTATAGAACAGCCAGGTCCACAGGCCGAAGGCCAGCAGGCACAGCAAGCTCGAGCGAAACAGGATGCCGGGACGCAGGCTGGAGCGCAGCGCCAGGGCCAGGCAGGTCATGGCTTCGCCGAAGGCGCTGCCAATAGACTGGCAGCGGGTTTTCAAGGTCATGGTATTTGCATCCCTGCAGAATGAGAAAAGGCCGCAGTGCGCGGCCTTTTCGGGGGTTACACGTTGCTGATCAGTGTTGACCGGCCAGCTTGTGTTCCAGGTAGTGGATGTTGACTCCACCTTTGCAGAAACCTTCATCGCGGGTCAGGTCGCGGTGCAGCGGGATGTTGGTCTTGATCCCGTCGACAACGATTTCGTCCAGCGCATTGCGCATGCGCGCCATGGCTTCTTCACGGGTTGCGCCGTACGTGATCAGCTTGCCGATCAGCGAATCGTAGTTCGGCGGAACGGCATAGCCACTGTACAGGTGCGAGTCGACGCGAACGCCGTTGCCGCCTGGTGCGTGGAAGTGCTTGACCGTGCCTGGGCTTGGCATGAAGGTTTTCGGGTCTTCGGCGTTGATCCGGCATTCCAGCGCGTGACCGCGGATGACCACGTCATCCTGGGTGAACGACAGCTTGTTGCCAGCGGCGATGCTGAGCATCTCCTTGACGATGTCGATGCCGGTGACCATTTCCGATACCGGGTGCTCAACCTGAACGCGGGTGTTCATTTCGATGAAATAGAACGCGCCGTTCTCGTACAGGAACTCGAAAGTACCCGCGCCACGGTAGCCGATGTCGATGCACGCCTTGACGCAGCGAGCGAAGACTTCCTGGCGAGCCTTCTCGTCGATGCCCGGTGCCGGCGCTTCTTCGAGAACTTTCTGGTGGCGGCGTTGCAGCGAGCAATCGCGGTCACCCAGGTGGATGGCATGGCCCTGGCCATCGGAAAGCACCTGAACTTCCACATGACGTGGGTTGGTCAGGAATTTTTCCAGATAGACCATCGAGTTGCCGAACGCTGCGCCCGCTTCGGAACGGGTGAGCTTCGCCGAAGAGATCAGGTCTTCTTCTTTGTGCACAACGCGCATGCCGCGACCACCGCCGCCGCCAGCGGCTTTGATGATCACCGGGTAACCGACTTCGCGACCAATGCGCAGCGCGGTTTCTTCGTCTTCAGGCAGTGGGCCGTCGGAACCCGGAACGGTTGGAACGCCAGCAGCGATCATGGCGTGCTTGGCCGATACCTTGTCGCCCATCAGGCGAATGGTGTCGGCTTTCGGGCCGATGAACGCAAAGCCGGAGTTTTCGACCTGTTCGGCGAAGTCGGCGTTTTCCGCGAGGAAACCGTAGCCTGGGTGAATGGCGGTAGCGCCGGTCACTTCAGCTGCGGCGATGATCGCCGGAATGTGCAGGTAAGAATGCGCGGCCGATGCCGGACCGATGCAGACGGATTCGTCTGCCAGGCCCAGGTGCATCAGCTCTTTGTCGGCCTTGGAGTAAACGGCGACAGTCTTGATGCCCATCTCTTTGCAGGCACGCAGGATCCGCAGGGCAATCTCACCGCGGTTGGCGATCAGAACTTTTTCCAACTTCGCAGTCATCAAAGTCTCTCCGCGGTTCAAACGATGGTGAACAGCGGTTGGTCGTACTCAACCGGCTGGCCGTCTTCGACGAGGATGGATTCGATCACACCGCTGGTTTCAGCTTCGATGTGGTTCATCATCTTCATGGCTTCGACGATGCACAGGGTGTCGCCTTTCTTCACGCTCTGGCCAACTTCAACGAAGGACGGCGAGGTAGGCGAAGATTTGCGATAGAAGGTGCCAACCATCGGCGAGCGGGCAACGGTGCCGTTCAGCACAGGTGCGGCTGGCGCGGCAGGTGCAGCGGCAGCAACCGGGGCGGCGGCAGGCGCGGCAACCGGAGCAGCCATTGGTGCAGGTGCGTAGTACTGCTGAGCAGGAGTCTTGCTGTGGCGGCTGATACGTACGGACTCTTCGCCTTCCTTGATCTCGAGCTCGTCGATGCCGGACTCTTCCAGCAGTTCGATCAGTTTCTTAACTTTACGGATATCCATGAAT
Proteins encoded in this region:
- a CDS encoding EI24 domain-containing protein; protein product: MTLKTRCQSIGSAFGEAMTCLALALRSSLRPGILFRSSLLCLLAFGLWTWLFYNHFALISMVSGYLSLFIVGGGAVLGFIPTGGGLGVGAGASVGAGAGFTGMASVAGVLGMLVIYAALLTLAVIALLYLCLIVLSIRLALRWVLMDSLRERALRQYPHLAQRTCGSSELLRGARYFVAPWLGLGIGPLLCLLVPVINGALLIVLLAYLNVRFLTAPALSGIASGSEQLQAVQQQRGPMIFFGLLIFLIALVPVLNLLVPALLGAGSCHLAYRGMERAQSPAGAACAPQVSLPPL
- the accC gene encoding acetyl-CoA carboxylase biotin carboxylase subunit — encoded protein: MTAKLEKVLIANRGEIALRILRACKEMGIKTVAVYSKADKELMHLGLADESVCIGPASAAHSYLHIPAIIAAAEVTGATAIHPGYGFLAENADFAEQVENSGFAFIGPKADTIRLMGDKVSAKHAMIAAGVPTVPGSDGPLPEDEETALRIGREVGYPVIIKAAGGGGGRGMRVVHKEEDLISSAKLTRSEAGAAFGNSMVYLEKFLTNPRHVEVQVLSDGQGHAIHLGDRDCSLQRRHQKVLEEAPAPGIDEKARQEVFARCVKACIDIGYRGAGTFEFLYENGAFYFIEMNTRVQVEHPVSEMVTGIDIVKEMLSIAAGNKLSFTQDDVVIRGHALECRINAEDPKTFMPSPGTVKHFHAPGGNGVRVDSHLYSGYAVPPNYDSLIGKLITYGATREEAMARMRNALDEIVVDGIKTNIPLHRDLTRDEGFCKGGVNIHYLEHKLAGQH
- the accB gene encoding acetyl-CoA carboxylase biotin carboxyl carrier protein yields the protein MDIRKVKKLIELLEESGIDELEIKEGEESVRISRHSKTPAQQYYAPAPMAAPVAAPAAAPVAAAAPAAPAAPVLNGTVARSPMVGTFYRKSSPTSPSFVEVGQSVKKGDTLCIVEAMKMMNHIEAETSGVIESILVEDGQPVEYDQPLFTIV